The sequence below is a genomic window from Mycobacteroides abscessus ATCC 19977.
GGGCGGCTCCGGAGCCGCGGCCGCCTCTTCCTCGATCGGGTAGTTGTCCATCGGCGTGGCTCCACGCGTGAACTCACGCGTCGCCTCGTAGTCGCCTTCGGACTGCCCGTCTTCGTAGTCTTCGTAGTCCGGGTCGTCCCACTCCTCATCCCATTCGTCATAGTCCCTGGGCGAGAACATGTTCCGAAGGGTGTCCGGGACGTCGCGAATCGTGGTACCGGTCAACAGCAGCACCCCGAAGACAATCGCCATCACGAGCAACGGTGCCGCGATCCACGCGGTCAGCCCCTGAGCCAGCGGTCCACCGATCACGAAGCCGACGAATCCGCCTGCGGCCGAGCGGCCCTCGGGAGAATCGGGCGAACCCGCAAACAGATGCCACAGCCCCAGGATCGGCAGCGCGACCATGGCGAAGCCCAGTAGGAGGCGCGGACGCTCTTCCGGATTCGGTTCGGTACGCATCAGGAATACGGCGATGACGAGCGCAATGATCGGCACCAGCGCGACGCCGGAGCCGACAACCACGCGGAAGGCATTGTCGATCCAGCCGCCAACCGGCTTAGCGGCATGGAACCACGAGCTCGCCCCCACCACGAACGCCACGCCCAGCAACGCCAGGGCAACGCCGTCGCGCCGGTGACCGTGTTCGATATCGTGAGCCCGGCCCACCGACCGGAACAACGACCCGACGCCATGGGCGCACGCATGCCACCCCGTGCGCGCACCACGTCCCAGCGCAGCCAGAGGTGCGGTCCAGTGCTGGTTACGACGCTGATTGCGGCGCCGTGGGGCCGGACGGCGGGTCGGTGCGGTGTTGCGCGACCGGGGGCCCGGTTTGGTGTTCCGGCTGCGTGAGCGGCTGACAGTCTTACTCGCCATGGGCGACAGCCTAGTCGCAATAGTCACATCTGCACCATCTGCAACACGGGTAAAACCGCTAGTAAGCAAATGTTTTGTCACCTACGCGAGGCCGCCCTGAGACAGTCTCGTGACCTGGGAAACGCCCTAACGGTCCGGGCGCGGCTTGGTCTCGCCCAGCCAGGACTGATTCGCCGCGATATAGAACTGGTCGCCGTTGAAGCTGCTCGCCGAATGGCCCCGGAAGCAGTACACGCCCTCATCCTTGGTGACGGCACATTTCACGGCCCGGTAGTTGAAGTAGTTACCCGGTGTGAGCACGGGTGGACGCGTCGCAGGGGTAAACAGCTGTTCACCGGTCGCGTCGAAATGGGCGCGCCAATCCCCCGGGAACCACGCCACCTGGTTGGTGCCGGCCGGCGCCCCCGGGAACGAACCGTTGCAGCCGAAGCTGCCGTCTATCCAGATCGCGCAATTGAGTCCCCGCGGCGTCGAGAACCAGGCCCCGTCGGTGTCATCCCGCAGGAATTGCTCGAAGTCAGCCTGCCTGAATTTAGTGGCGTTGTTGACGTCCGGATAGGGATTGGGGTCGGCCGAGATGTCCGGATCCGCCAGCGCGGACATCGGCGAGCCGCCCATCAACCCCAGGGCCAACGCGGTGATGCCCACAATCCGAGTGAGGAGCCCCACTTCAACCTCCAGACGCATTCCATGGTTATCCAGTCAGCAAAATAGCGAGGCCGAGTGTACGGAGGTCTGGCGCCCGCCGGGGTAAAACCGGCCAGGACAATTGACAATGACTGTTGCCAACATTGTCGATGCTCGCTAGCCTTTTCTTCATGAGTGGCAACGGCGCCCTGCCGACGGTCGGTACCCATCCCCATGACTACTACTGGCGAGCGGGCATGGAACTGCGCCCCGCTCCCAGCCGCCTGCGGTTCGACTCGATGTGGACCCAATCGCGCAGGGACATTCTGGAACCGTGGATGGACTTTCATGAGGTTCCCCGGGAGACGGACCGCACCCGCCTGCTGGCGGATCACCTGTGGCAGGGCGACGAACTGATGGACGCCGTAGTGGACAGGATCCGCAAGATGCCGGCCCGCCAGGGCCGGGCAATGCTCAACCGGGCCCTTGATCACGGCATCGAGTCGATCGAGGATCCGCCCGCCGAATTCGTCGCGTTGTTCGAGCAGCTCGACAATCCGCCGGCGTGGTACGACCCCGACCTCTGGGAGCGCGGCCGACAGCTGTGGAACAACTCCTCGCTGGCCGCCAAGTTCGGCATGGGGTTCGGCGACACCTTCGGCACCTTTGTGGGCGACGAGGTCGCCTACGCAACCGGTGCGACAGGCAGATTCGTCAATGACACCCTGCGCCGCAACCTAGAGACCACCGCATGGTTTCGCAAGATGACCTACCGCGGTGCGCTGGAGCGCTATGCACAGCCGTTCAAGGACACCGTCCTGGTGCGCCTGATGCACGCACAAGTGCGCGCCGGACTGCGAAGATCCTGGGGTAACGAACAATTCGCCCACCATGGCAACCCGATCTCCAACTCGATGATGATGGGTGCGGCGATGACCTTCGGCCTCATTCCGCCACTGATCGATCATCAGCACGGACGCACCCGCACGCAGGCAGATTTACAGGCCGCCGTCATGTATTGGGCGTACATCGCCTACATATTCGGCGTAGCCGAGGAGCTCATTCCCACATCGGTGTCCGAGGGGATGGAGACGATGGACTACATGGTGGCCTATGCCGGCGGCCCCTCGGAATGGACAGACATCATGATGGGCGCCGCATTCGGCTTCGTGGACAAGGGTTTTGCCGGCCGGGTCGGACGCGCGGTTTTCACCCCAATTCTCGGTGTCGCCGCGTACTACGGCGGCGAGGACCTGGTCCGCGCGCTTGTACGAGCGACTCCCCTGCGAGACGCCCGGCTACAGCCGTGGACCACGCTCACCGGAATCGCGGTGCACGCCAATGTGACACTGCGACGAGTCGGCGACAAACTGCCGGGCGCTGCGCGCCGTGCTCAACAACGCGATGGCGAACTGTTGTGGTGGTCGGCGATGCTCGTGAACAAGACGCTGGCCAAGCTGGGTGGTATGCACGACATGTCGTACACCCATCACGACGCGACGGCGGCGACACCGGCAGGCTGCCCGGTGCCGCACGCCCCGCGTGTCAGTGCCTGATTCGTGTCAGTGCCTGATTCGTGTCAGTGCCTAATCCTGGGCGCCCAGCCAGGTCTTACCGGGCGACACCATGAACTGGTTGGTGTAGCTCGCGTAGTTGCCGCCGCCGGTGCAGTACACATTGTTCTCCGGCGTTGTGGCGCAGCGGGTACTGCCGAGCTCTATGTAGTTGTTCGCCGGCAGCACGCGCTGGGCCTGGCCCGACGAGAATCGGGGCTGCCCCGTGTTATCAAAGTGCGCCGACGAGTCTCCCCTGAACCAGCCAATCTGGTTGGCGCCGCCGGGAGCACCCGGGATCGTGCCTGTACACCCAAAGCTGCTGTCCTCCCAGATGCCACAGTCCAAGCCGAACGGCGTCGAGAACCACAGACCTGGCTTGTCCGCGATCCGGAAACCCTCGAAGTCCAGTTTGGCGTATTTGCTGGTATCCGGGTACGGGTTCTTTTGCGGGTCCGCGGCAGCAGGCAGCGCCGCTCCCGCCGATATAGCCAAGCCAGCGACCGCTCCCGCAATCGCAAACAACTTACGCGACATGATTTGCCTCTCCCCTGTTTCCTAATGACAGTTGCACAGCAGCTGTCTTATGCAGTCTTATCCCGAAAATCATACACATACCGGTTAACTGAAACTGCTCTGCTGCGTGACACAGCTACCTTCTGAACCGACCCTTTCGCAGATCCGTAGATTCATCTATGGTTGTGACATGACCGAGAAGGTCTCGCGCGATGACTACTTCACTGCCGCTTTCGAACTACTCGCGGCCGGCGGCAAGTCCGCGCTGACCACGACCGCCGTCTGCCGCCGGATTGGTATGACGACCGGCTCGCTGTACCACCACTTCGGCAGTGGGGCCGCCTTTTATCGGGCAGTCATCGACTATTGGGAAAACGATGTCACCGTGGCACAACGCCGGCGTGTGGACGCCGTAGCCGACCCCCGGGAACGGCTCGCGACACTCGAACAGGCTGCCCGCGAAGCCGATCACGAGGTCGAGAAGGCAATCCGCTCCTGGGCCATGGCCGACAGGTATGTCGCCGCGGCGCAGCAGCGCGTCGACCAGGTGCGCCATGAGCACCTCACAAAGCACTACATCGAGGCGGGATTCACCCCAGCACGGGCCGATACTCTGGCGCGCATCGGTTTCAGCATCCTGGTCGGTGCCCAGCAATTCGGTACGCGCGTGGATCACAAGCGGCTCAACTCCGCGCTCGACGAGTATTCGGCCTGGGTCAATTCGTCGGTGTCGGCGGAGGTGACCACTTCCCACTGACCTTGGTGTACCGGGATATCAGCGCCAGGGCTTGGTCGGGAAAGAGCTCACGGGGAAATGCTTCACGCGTCCCGGGCCTGTCCGAGAACAGGATCCCCACCGCATGGTCGTTGACGACCACATTCTTGATGTCGGCGTAGTCGCGCAGAACCATCAGCCGCGTCGTCAGAAATGACTGTCCGAGTAGAGCATTCGGTGTCGGGCGCAGCGCCCAGAAGGTGAAGTCTGACGCGCCGAACTCGGCGCGCTGCACGGTCCCGGCCGGTATCGGCCGCATCGATTGCCGAGTGCGAGCGCGAATTCTCGACGTGATCAGTGCTGCTGCCGCCGCCACCACGACCAGGATGACAACACCGGCGGAGATTCCGACAAAAAAGAAGAAGAACGCGACGTACAAGAGCGCCAGCGCCAGCAGAATCCAGACGCCCCGCGACCGCCCGATCGTCTGGAGCGCACCCTTGGCAAGCCTGGCCCGGCCATCCTCAGTGAAAAATACCTCCGTCCGGATCGGCAATCCGCCGGGCGGCCCCTGATCGGTCATGTCCCTCCCCTAGCCCCTGTTGTCCCGCACAGCCTATCGACCCGGCTCCGTTTCGGTACGGTGGAATCGATCCACCCCCAACGACGAGAGGTGTTCCATGCCCACTGTGGTCGCGTTCCTGTATCCCCAGCCCGACAAGCGCGACGAGGTTCGTGCCGCCCTCCTGGAAACGATCCCTCTGGTTCACGATGAGCCCGGATGCAATCTCTACACCCTGCACGAGGCACAGGACCGATTCGTCTTCGTGGAGTCTTGGGCAAGCGGCGAGGCATTGGCCGAACACGGGAAGGCGCCCGCCGTCACCGCCATGTTCGGCAAGGTGGGTCCGCTGCTGAGCCAGCCACCGGAAATTGTTGTCGCCGAGGCTCTCCCGGCTGGTGATCCCGCCAAGGGCGACTTGGTGCACTGAGATGGGAAAACTGGACGGCAAGGTCGCGTTCATCACCGGCGCCGCCCGCGGTCAGGGGCGCGCCCACGCGATCAAACTGGCTTCCGAAGGAGCCAGCATCATCGCGGTCGACATCTGCGCACAGATCCCGTCGGTGGAATACCCGATGGCGACCACCGAGGATCTGGACCTCACCGTCAAAGAGGTCGACGCCCTGGGGCGCGCCATCTCGGCACACGAGACCGACGTGCGTGACCGGGAAGCCTTGCAGGCGGCGTTCGATGCCGGGGTGCACGATCTCGGGCCCGTCGACATCGTGGTCGCGAACGCCGGAATCGCCACTCTGACTCCCGAATGCGGAGACGACGGCTGGCGGGACGTCCTCGACGTGAACCTCACCGGCGTGTACCACACCATCGAGGTGGCGCGACCGTCCATGGTGCAACGCGGGGCCGGCGGTTCGATTGTGCTCACCAGCTCAGTGGCCGGACTGACCGGCATGGTGATGGACAACCCCGGAGGACTCGCCTACACCGCCGCCAAGCACGGACTCGTGGGCTTGATGCGCAGCTACGCGAATATGCTGGCCCCGCATAACATCCGGGTCAACACCATTCACCCGTCGGGTGTGGCGACGCCGATGCTGATCAATCCGGTCACCGAGAAGCTATTCGCAGATGGCTCGCCCGAAGGCATGTCCGACACCGGAAACGCCTTGCCCGTCGTCCTGATGGAGCCCGAGGATATGGCCAACACCGTGGCGTGGCTGGTGTCGGAGGACGCTCGGTACATCACCGGCGTCGCGCTTCCCGTCGACGCCGGATTCACCAACAGGCGGTAACGTGCCACAGTCGAATCCCGCCGCCCAGACCGCCTTTGGCCCGATGGCCATCACCGCCGTCGAACAGCATGAGCCTGCGGCGGCCCGGA
It includes:
- a CDS encoding TetR/AcrR family transcriptional regulator — protein: MTEKVSRDDYFTAAFELLAAGGKSALTTTAVCRRIGMTTGSLYHHFGSGAAFYRAVIDYWENDVTVAQRRRVDAVADPRERLATLEQAAREADHEVEKAIRSWAMADRYVAAAQQRVDQVRHEHLTKHYIEAGFTPARADTLARIGFSILVGAQQFGTRVDHKRLNSALDEYSAWVNSSVSAEVTTSH
- a CDS encoding mycofactocin-coupled SDR family oxidoreductase encodes the protein MGKLDGKVAFITGAARGQGRAHAIKLASEGASIIAVDICAQIPSVEYPMATTEDLDLTVKEVDALGRAISAHETDVRDREALQAAFDAGVHDLGPVDIVVANAGIATLTPECGDDGWRDVLDVNLTGVYHTIEVARPSMVQRGAGGSIVLTSSVAGLTGMVMDNPGGLAYTAAKHGLVGLMRSYANMLAPHNIRVNTIHPSGVATPMLINPVTEKLFADGSPEGMSDTGNALPVVLMEPEDMANTVAWLVSEDARYITGVALPVDAGFTNRR
- a CDS encoding oxygenase MpaB family protein; the encoded protein is MLASLFFMSGNGALPTVGTHPHDYYWRAGMELRPAPSRLRFDSMWTQSRRDILEPWMDFHEVPRETDRTRLLADHLWQGDELMDAVVDRIRKMPARQGRAMLNRALDHGIESIEDPPAEFVALFEQLDNPPAWYDPDLWERGRQLWNNSSLAAKFGMGFGDTFGTFVGDEVAYATGATGRFVNDTLRRNLETTAWFRKMTYRGALERYAQPFKDTVLVRLMHAQVRAGLRRSWGNEQFAHHGNPISNSMMMGAAMTFGLIPPLIDHQHGRTRTQADLQAAVMYWAYIAYIFGVAEELIPTSVSEGMETMDYMVAYAGGPSEWTDIMMGAAFGFVDKGFAGRVGRAVFTPILGVAAYYGGEDLVRALVRATPLRDARLQPWTTLTGIAVHANVTLRRVGDKLPGAARRAQQRDGELLWWSAMLVNKTLAKLGGMHDMSYTHHDATAATPAGCPVPHAPRVSA
- a CDS encoding putative quinol monooxygenase, with product MPTVVAFLYPQPDKRDEVRAALLETIPLVHDEPGCNLYTLHEAQDRFVFVESWASGEALAEHGKAPAVTAMFGKVGPLLSQPPEIVVAEALPAGDPAKGDLVH